The Staphylococcus carnosus genome has a segment encoding these proteins:
- the rsbW gene encoding anti-sigma B factor RsbW codes for MQAKRNVIEMKLPAEAEYVSLIRLTLSGVFSRAGASYDDIEDAKIAVSEAVTNAVKHAYKGEDVDAAIYLCFEIYEDKIRVVVSDQGQSFDYEEKKKELGPYQEDENIDFLREGGLGLFLIESLMDEVKVNKDNGVTISMIKYIKKEQVRNNGERVEIS; via the coding sequence ATGCAAGCCAAGCGGAATGTAATTGAAATGAAGTTACCTGCAGAAGCTGAATATGTCAGCTTGATTCGTTTAACTTTATCAGGTGTATTTTCTCGTGCGGGGGCTTCATATGATGATATTGAAGATGCAAAAATCGCAGTTAGCGAAGCAGTTACTAATGCAGTAAAACATGCTTATAAAGGTGAAGATGTCGATGCTGCTATTTATTTGTGTTTCGAAATTTATGAAGATAAAATTAGAGTTGTAGTTTCTGATCAAGGCCAAAGCTTTGATTACGAAGAGAAGAAGAAAGAGTTAGGCCCTTATCAAGAAGATGAGAATATTGATTTCTTAAGAGAAGGCGGCTTAGGGTTATTCTTGATTGAATCATTAATGGATGAAGTAAAAGTCAACAAAGATAATGGCGTAACGATAAGTATGATTAAGTATATAAAAAAAGAGCAGGTGCGAAATAATGGCGAAAGAGTCGAAATCAGTTAA
- the sigB gene encoding RNA polymerase sigma factor SigB, which produces MAKESKSVNDISPEQINEWIRQHQNDENTDAQDKLVKHYQKLIESLAFKYSKGQSHHEDLVQVGMVGLIGAINRFDINFGRKFEAFLVPTVIGEIKRYLRDKTWSVHVPRRIKEIGPRIKKTTDELTNELERSPSISEIAERLEVTDEEVLEAMEMGQSYNALSVDHSIEADKDGSTVTLLDIMGEQEGGYDLTEKRMILERILPILTDREREIIQCTFIEGLSQKETGERIGLSQMHVSRLQRNAIKKLQQAAKK; this is translated from the coding sequence ATGGCGAAAGAGTCGAAATCAGTTAACGATATTTCACCTGAACAAATCAATGAGTGGATTAGACAACATCAAAATGATGAAAACACAGACGCCCAAGATAAGCTCGTTAAACATTATCAAAAGTTGATTGAATCTTTAGCATTTAAGTATTCCAAAGGTCAATCACATCATGAAGATTTAGTACAAGTAGGAATGGTGGGATTAATTGGAGCGATTAATCGTTTCGATATCAACTTTGGAAGAAAGTTTGAGGCTTTTTTGGTGCCTACTGTGATAGGTGAAATCAAACGATATTTAAGAGATAAGACTTGGAGTGTTCATGTTCCAAGAAGAATTAAAGAAATCGGACCAAGAATTAAAAAAACTACAGATGAATTAACTAACGAACTTGAACGTTCGCCATCAATTAGTGAGATTGCCGAAAGATTAGAAGTAACGGATGAAGAAGTATTAGAAGCGATGGAGATGGGACAAAGTTATAATGCTTTGAGTGTTGATCATTCAATTGAAGCGGATAAAGATGGTTCAACAGTTACCTTGTTAGATATCATGGGTGAACAAGAAGGCGGCTATGACTTAACTGAAAAACGTATGATTCTAGAGAGAATTTTACCAATTCTTACGGATAGAGAAAGAGAAATCATTCAATGTACATTTATTGAAGGATTAAGCCAAAAAGAAACTGGTGAACGTATTGGTTTAAGTCAAATGCATGTATCTCGTTTGCAGCGTAATGCAATTAAGAAGTTGCAGCAAGCCGCGAAAAAATAA
- the leuC gene encoding 3-isopropylmalate dehydratase large subunit, with the protein MGQTLFDKIWNRHVLTGKEGEPQLLYIDLHLIHEVTSPQAFEGLRIQKRPLRRPDLTFATIDHNVPTEDIFNIRDEIAATQIKTLQNNCAEFDVKLFDNGTDQQGIVHMVGPEMGLTQPGKTIVCGDSHTATHGAFGAIAFGIGTSEVEHVFATQSLWQTKPKNLLIDINGKLPQGVYAKDIILHLINQYGVDFGTGYALEFGGSTMRNLSMDERMTICNMAIEAGAKYGLVQPDETTLEYVKDRPYADLTPEKLEYWKTLYSDEDAQFDCVIELDVTQLEPQVTWGTSPEMGVSFSTPFPAIENINDERAYQYMGLKPGEKAEDIELGYVFLGSCTNARLSDLVEASKFVKGHQVHPNITAIVVPGSRSVKHQAEALGIDKIFKDAGFQWREPGCSMCLGMNPDQVPAGVHCASTSNRNFEGRQGKGARTHLVSPAMAAAAAIEGRFIDVRNWEAVINA; encoded by the coding sequence ATGGGACAAACACTTTTCGACAAAATTTGGAATCGTCATGTGCTCACTGGTAAAGAAGGTGAACCGCAATTATTATATATCGATCTTCATCTTATTCATGAAGTCACTTCACCTCAAGCCTTTGAAGGTCTTAGAATTCAAAAACGACCATTACGCCGTCCTGACTTAACTTTCGCAACGATTGATCATAATGTTCCAACTGAAGATATTTTCAATATCAGAGATGAGATTGCAGCAACGCAAATTAAAACTTTGCAAAATAATTGTGCTGAATTTGATGTAAAACTATTTGATAATGGTACAGATCAACAAGGTATCGTACATATGGTCGGTCCAGAAATGGGATTAACACAACCTGGCAAAACGATTGTATGCGGTGACTCCCATACTGCAACACATGGTGCGTTCGGCGCTATTGCATTCGGTATCGGTACTAGTGAAGTTGAGCATGTCTTTGCTACGCAATCATTATGGCAAACAAAGCCTAAAAATCTATTGATTGATATTAATGGTAAATTGCCTCAAGGTGTTTATGCTAAGGATATTATTTTACATTTAATCAATCAATATGGTGTTGATTTCGGGACTGGATATGCATTAGAATTCGGTGGCTCTACAATGCGTAATCTTTCAATGGATGAAAGAATGACGATTTGCAACATGGCCATTGAAGCTGGTGCAAAATATGGGCTCGTTCAACCTGATGAAACAACTTTGGAATATGTAAAAGATAGACCTTATGCTGATTTGACACCAGAAAAATTGGAATACTGGAAAACACTTTATAGTGATGAAGATGCACAATTTGATTGTGTCATCGAATTAGATGTTACTCAACTTGAACCTCAAGTAACTTGGGGAACAAGCCCAGAAATGGGCGTAAGTTTCAGCACCCCTTTCCCTGCTATTGAAAATATAAATGATGAACGTGCTTATCAATATATGGGACTAAAACCAGGTGAAAAAGCAGAAGATATTGAACTTGGTTACGTCTTTTTAGGTTCATGTACAAATGCACGTCTATCAGACTTAGTTGAAGCAAGTAAATTTGTAAAAGGACATCAAGTACACCCGAATATTACTGCAATTGTCGTACCTGGTTCAAGAAGTGTAAAACATCAAGCTGAAGCATTGGGTATTGATAAAATATTTAAAGATGCAGGCTTCCAATGGAGAGAACCTGGTTGTTCAATGTGTCTAGGTATGAATCCAGACCAAGTACCTGCTGGAGTACATTGTGCTTCAACAAGTAACCGTAACTTCGAAGGAAGACAAGGTAAAGGTGCACGCACACACTTAGTTTCCCCTGCTATGGCAGCAGCTGCAGCAATTGAAGGACGCTTTATAGATGTCAGAAATTGGGAGGCGGTCATTAATGCTTAA
- the leuB gene encoding 3-isopropylmalate dehydrogenase, whose product MTYQITALPGDGIGPEILSGTLQILEKLSKKYHIDYNLETYDFGGAAIDNYGDPLPTSTLEACEKSDAILLGAIGGPKWNDHPKRPEAGLLALRKNLELYANLRPTKVVEGATRFSPLKEERVAGTDFVIVRELTGGLYFGEPKKLEENQAIDSLTYTKDEIERIAHAAFQLAENRNNKLASVDKENVLASSKLWRQTINKVSENYPNVEVEHLLVDACSMHLITRPTQFDVIVTENLFGDILSDEASVIPGSLGLSPSVSYGQKGTKLYEPIHGSAPDIAGKNIANPTGMVLSLAMCFRETFNQNEAADELENIVYQLIKDGITTPDLGGKASTEDIFNQILQQL is encoded by the coding sequence ATGACCTACCAAATAACAGCCCTCCCAGGTGATGGTATTGGTCCTGAAATTTTATCAGGCACTTTGCAAATACTTGAAAAATTAAGTAAGAAATACCATATTGACTATAACCTTGAGACTTATGATTTTGGAGGGGCCGCTATAGATAACTATGGCGACCCACTTCCAACTTCAACGCTTGAAGCATGTGAGAAATCAGATGCAATCCTTCTCGGTGCAATCGGCGGTCCGAAATGGAACGATCATCCGAAACGTCCAGAAGCTGGTTTGCTGGCTTTACGTAAGAATTTGGAACTTTATGCCAATTTGCGGCCAACTAAGGTTGTTGAAGGCGCAACTCGATTTTCTCCCTTGAAAGAAGAACGCGTTGCAGGTACTGACTTTGTTATTGTACGTGAATTAACTGGCGGACTTTATTTTGGCGAACCTAAAAAACTAGAGGAAAACCAAGCTATTGATTCATTAACCTATACAAAAGATGAAATTGAACGCATCGCTCATGCTGCCTTTCAATTAGCTGAAAACAGAAATAATAAATTAGCTTCTGTTGATAAAGAAAATGTATTAGCTTCAAGTAAGTTATGGAGACAAACGATAAATAAAGTATCTGAGAATTATCCAAATGTTGAGGTCGAACATTTATTGGTTGATGCATGCAGTATGCATTTAATCACGCGACCTACTCAATTCGATGTGATTGTTACAGAAAATTTATTTGGAGATATATTAAGTGATGAAGCGTCAGTAATACCTGGTTCTTTAGGTCTCTCCCCTTCAGTGAGTTATGGTCAAAAAGGAACTAAACTTTATGAACCTATTCATGGTTCAGCACCTGATATAGCTGGTAAAAACATAGCCAATCCAACAGGTATGGTGCTCTCATTAGCTATGTGTTTCCGCGAGACATTTAACCAAAATGAAGCAGCTGATGAATTAGAAAATATTGTTTATCAACTGATTAAAGACGGTATCACTACACCAGATTTGGGTGGTAAAGCAAGTACTGAAGATATATTCAATCAAATTTTACAACAACTTTAA
- a CDS encoding PP2C family protein-serine/threonine phosphatase, with protein MEEFKEKYLRMLQLYVESYNKQAVLNQFKDFGQEILEKHIHAENVLDIHKACASELDLSREQILMSLEILKTIAQTYGYSYKDYQELVDKLYYHDKEMDLASRLQQTMLQTEIPQFDSIQIGVISVAAQKVSGDYFNLIDHKDGTMSFAVADVIGKGIPAALAMSMIKFGMDSYGHSQLPSDGLKRLNRVVEKNVNQDMFVTMFYGLYEEMNHLLYCSSAGHEPGYVFRAEQDEFEEIDVRGRVLGVKQLERYKQQEIPIYLNDLIIIFTDGVTEIRDENGKFIDIDYLLDFIHKYKDLHPQDIVQLLYEELLGIQKSGKRDDLTILIIKRVN; from the coding sequence GTGGAAGAATTTAAAGAAAAATATTTGCGAATGTTGCAATTATATGTAGAGTCCTATAATAAGCAAGCTGTGCTTAATCAATTCAAAGATTTCGGACAAGAAATTTTAGAAAAACACATTCATGCTGAAAATGTACTGGACATCCATAAAGCGTGTGCAAGTGAATTGGATTTATCTAGAGAGCAGATTTTAATGTCTTTAGAAATTTTAAAAACGATTGCTCAAACTTATGGATACAGTTATAAGGACTATCAAGAATTAGTTGATAAGTTGTACTATCATGATAAAGAAATGGATTTAGCTTCTCGTTTACAACAAACCATGCTGCAAACAGAAATTCCTCAATTCGACAGTATTCAAATCGGGGTGATTTCTGTTGCTGCCCAAAAAGTAAGCGGTGATTATTTTAATCTGATTGATCATAAAGATGGAACGATGAGTTTTGCTGTCGCTGATGTAATTGGGAAAGGGATTCCAGCTGCCTTAGCAATGAGTATGATCAAGTTCGGTATGGATTCATATGGTCATTCACAATTACCAAGTGATGGATTAAAACGTTTAAACCGCGTTGTGGAAAAAAATGTCAATCAAGATATGTTTGTGACAATGTTTTATGGTCTTTATGAAGAAATGAATCACTTGCTTTATTGCAGTTCGGCTGGTCATGAACCCGGATATGTATTTAGAGCCGAACAAGATGAGTTTGAAGAAATTGACGTCAGAGGACGTGTATTAGGTGTCAAACAACTTGAGCGCTATAAACAACAAGAAATCCCTATTTACTTAAATGATTTAATTATTATTTTTACAGATGGTGTGACAGAAATACGTGATGAAAATGGTAAGTTTATCGATATTGATTACTTGCTTGATTTCATACATAAATATAAAGACTTGCATCCTCAAGATATTGTTCAATTATTGTATGAAGAATTACTTGGCATACAAAAGTCGGGGAAACGCGATGATTTGACGATTTTAATTATTAAGCGTGTAAATTAA
- a CDS encoding anti-sigma factor antagonist: protein MNLNIETQKYDDYYEIKVGGELDVYTVPDLEKVLTPIKQEGTHDVHVNLANVSYMDSTGLGLFVGTLKALNQNDKELYIIGASDRISRLFEITGLSDLMHVNEGSEVE from the coding sequence ATGAACTTAAATATAGAGACACAAAAATATGACGATTATTACGAGATTAAAGTTGGAGGAGAGTTAGACGTATACACAGTTCCAGATTTGGAAAAAGTATTAACTCCAATTAAACAAGAAGGTACACATGATGTACATGTCAACTTGGCAAATGTTAGTTATATGGATTCAACTGGATTAGGCTTATTCGTGGGTACATTAAAAGCTTTAAACCAAAATGACAAAGAACTATATATTATCGGCGCTTCAGATCGTATCAGCCGTTTGTTTGAAATTACTGGTTTAAGCGACTTGATGCACGTAAATGAAGGATCGGAGGTAGAATGA
- the leuD gene encoding 3-isopropylmalate dehydratase small subunit gives MLKIEPITQFEGKVGVLFNDNIDTDQIIPKVHLKGVSKTGLGPFAFDEWRYLEDGSENPDFELNQPQYRGASILITGDNFGCGSSREHAAWALKDYGIQIIIAGSFSDIFYMNCTKNAILPIALDRKEREYLSEFKELKIDLPNQKVITPDKEIHFDIDSTWKNKLVQGLDDIAVTLQYDDEIKKYEESYQ, from the coding sequence ATGCTTAAGATTGAACCCATTACACAATTTGAAGGAAAAGTTGGAGTATTGTTTAATGACAACATTGATACTGACCAAATCATACCTAAAGTACATTTAAAAGGCGTTTCTAAAACAGGCTTAGGCCCTTTTGCCTTTGATGAATGGCGTTATTTAGAAGATGGCAGTGAAAATCCTGATTTTGAATTAAATCAACCGCAATATCGTGGTGCATCAATTTTAATTACTGGTGATAATTTTGGATGTGGTTCAAGCCGTGAACATGCAGCTTGGGCACTTAAGGACTATGGTATTCAAATTATCATTGCCGGTAGTTTCAGTGATATTTTTTATATGAACTGTACTAAAAATGCGATTCTTCCAATTGCATTAGATCGAAAAGAACGAGAATATCTATCTGAATTTAAAGAACTGAAAATAGATTTACCGAATCAAAAAGTAATAACACCAGATAAAGAAATTCATTTTGATATTGATTCTACTTGGAAAAATAAACTTGTCCAAGGGTTAGATGATATTGCAGTTACGTTGCAATATGATGATGAAATCAAAAAATACGAAGAATCATATCAATAA
- the ilvA gene encoding threonine ammonia-lyase IlvA gives MTVQTAVSAKEIEDAFLTLQPIVKQTPLERDHYLSLKYDCNVYLKREDLQWVRSFKLRGAYNAIEALTDNEKAKGITCASAGNHAQGVAFTAKKLNLNAVIFMPVTTPLQKINQVKFFGGDNVEIILVGDTFDDCLKEALEYTDEHKMNFIDPFDNVNTIAGQGTIAAEILDQAEEENLDIDYLYAAIGGGGLISGVGTYFKSESPSTKIVGVEPLGAASMFTSVVLEKQRVKLPEIDKFVDGASVAQVGRITYDIAQQVVDDYLQIDEGAVCSTILDMYSKQAIIAEPAGALSVAALEAHKDEIKGKTVVCIISGGNNDINRMKEIEERSLLYEKMKHYFIFNFPQRPGALKEFVNDVLGPNDDITKFEYLKKSSQNTGTVIIGIQLKNHNDLPRLKEKVQEFDPSNIYINDNKMLYSLLI, from the coding sequence ATGACTGTACAAACTGCTGTATCAGCCAAAGAAATAGAAGATGCTTTTTTAACATTGCAGCCGATTGTAAAACAAACACCTTTAGAAAGAGATCATTATTTATCTTTAAAATATGATTGTAATGTTTATTTGAAAAGAGAAGACTTACAATGGGTAAGATCTTTTAAATTGAGAGGCGCTTATAACGCAATTGAAGCATTGACAGATAATGAAAAAGCAAAAGGAATTACATGTGCAAGTGCAGGAAACCATGCACAGGGAGTTGCATTTACAGCAAAAAAACTTAATTTAAATGCTGTTATCTTTATGCCTGTCACTACCCCTCTACAAAAAATCAATCAAGTAAAATTTTTCGGTGGAGATAACGTAGAAATTATTCTAGTCGGTGATACATTCGATGATTGTTTAAAAGAAGCTTTAGAATATACTGATGAGCATAAAATGAACTTCATTGATCCCTTTGATAATGTCAATACTATTGCCGGACAAGGCACAATAGCTGCTGAAATTTTAGATCAAGCCGAAGAAGAAAATTTAGATATAGATTATCTATATGCTGCAATCGGCGGTGGTGGTTTAATTTCTGGAGTAGGCACATACTTCAAATCTGAATCACCTAGTACTAAAATCGTAGGTGTAGAACCACTTGGTGCAGCAAGTATGTTTACTTCTGTTGTATTAGAAAAACAACGTGTTAAATTACCTGAAATTGATAAATTTGTGGATGGTGCTTCTGTTGCACAAGTTGGCAGAATTACTTATGATATCGCACAACAAGTTGTAGATGATTATTTACAAATTGATGAAGGTGCTGTTTGTTCCACAATTTTAGATATGTATTCTAAACAAGCTATCATTGCAGAACCTGCAGGTGCTTTAAGTGTCGCTGCTTTAGAAGCGCACAAAGATGAAATCAAAGGTAAAACAGTAGTTTGTATAATTAGCGGCGGTAATAATGATATCAACCGTATGAAAGAAATCGAAGAAAGATCACTTTTATATGAAAAAATGAAACATTACTTTATCTTTAATTTCCCTCAAAGACCAGGTGCTTTGAAAGAATTTGTTAATGATGTTTTAGGACCAAATGATGATATTACCAAGTTTGAATATCTTAAAAAGTCATCACAAAATACAGGTACAGTAATTATTGGAATACAGTTAAAAAATCATAATGACCTCCCTAGATTGAAAGAAAAAGTTCAAGAATTTGATCCATCAAACATTTATATTAATGATAATAAAATGCTATACTCCTTGCTTATTTAA
- a CDS encoding SprT family protein — translation MDNIKLQKLTESISESDFGLSFKHTAYFNPRLRTTGGRYLLGSHDIEINPKQFEKFGETALIDIIKHELCHYHLHIQRKGYKHKDADFKKLSQKVGAPRFCAAIENYEERANYIYKCLGCGETFKRIRKVNTRKMVCGKCKGKLHLHKHIK, via the coding sequence ATGGATAATATTAAACTACAAAAATTGACTGAAAGTATTTCTGAATCTGATTTCGGCTTGTCGTTTAAACATACAGCGTATTTTAATCCTAGGCTTCGAACAACTGGTGGTCGATATTTGTTGGGATCTCATGATATAGAGATTAATCCTAAGCAATTTGAAAAATTTGGCGAAACTGCTTTAATTGATATCATCAAACATGAATTATGCCATTACCATCTTCATATACAGAGAAAAGGTTATAAGCATAAAGATGCAGATTTTAAAAAATTAAGTCAAAAAGTAGGGGCACCGAGATTCTGCGCTGCCATTGAAAACTATGAAGAACGTGCAAACTATATTTATAAGTGTCTTGGTTGCGGAGAAACGTTTAAAAGGATCAGAAAAGTAAATACGAGAAAAATGGTGTGTGGGAAGTGTAAAGGAAAATTACACTTGCACAAACATATAAAATAG
- a CDS encoding Tex family protein: MDSQLIKTIEQQYNFSKKQITAVLSLLEENNTVPFIARYRKERTGGLDEVEIKKIADEYHYMEQLQKRKEEVIHNIEQQGMLTDDLKADILKQTKLQRVEDLYRPYKQKKKTRATEAKRKGLEPLAKWLKQSEINEKPEVYAEQFINDEITTVQESLSGAQDIIAEWISDNPKYRNKILNDTLKRGLITTQKKKKAEDEKQTFEMYYDFSEPVNKIANHRILAMNRGEKEKVLSIKVEMDTEKIEQDIERQEVKNNHEGARYIKEAIKDSLKRLIMPSIEREIRSDLTEKAETHAIEVFSVNLKHLLLQPPLKGKQILGVDPAFRTGCKLAVINPFGSFVAKGVMYPHPPVSKTKEAENTLLQFINDYNVSLIAIGNGTASRETEQFIADLIQKHHLDVQFIIVNEAGASVYSASDVARAEFPDFQVEERSAVSIGRRVQDPLSELVKIDPKSIGVGQYQHDVNQKSLESALDFVVETAVNQVGVDVNTASQSLLQHVAGLSPQIAQNIIAYREENGALTHHKQISKVKRLGPKTFEQSIGFLRIVNGKEPLDNTAIHPESYEVAYQLLKEEGLTEADIGSKLLKDKLSDLDIQTAAEKLNVGVPTLEDIVAALVAPNRDPRDEYETPILKSNVLSIEDLTKGMKLSGTVRNVVDFGAFVDIGVKQDGLVHVSQLSKRFVKNPMDIVNVGDIVDVWVLSADAQKNKVSLTMINPNE, translated from the coding sequence TTGGATTCGCAATTGATTAAAACGATAGAACAACAATATAATTTTTCAAAAAAACAAATTACGGCTGTTCTTTCTTTATTAGAAGAGAATAACACAGTACCTTTTATTGCGCGTTATCGTAAAGAACGTACAGGCGGATTAGATGAAGTTGAAATTAAAAAAATTGCTGATGAGTATCACTATATGGAACAATTACAGAAAAGAAAAGAAGAAGTGATACATAATATAGAACAACAAGGTATGCTCACTGATGATCTGAAAGCAGATATTTTAAAGCAAACTAAATTACAGCGTGTCGAAGATTTATATCGTCCATATAAACAAAAAAAGAAAACAAGAGCAACAGAGGCGAAAAGAAAAGGCCTTGAACCTTTAGCTAAATGGTTAAAACAATCTGAGATAAATGAAAAACCTGAAGTTTATGCTGAACAATTTATAAATGATGAGATAACTACCGTACAAGAATCCTTGTCGGGTGCACAAGATATTATTGCTGAATGGATTTCTGATAATCCTAAATATCGAAATAAAATTTTAAATGATACATTAAAAAGAGGGCTTATTACAACCCAGAAAAAGAAAAAAGCTGAAGATGAGAAACAAACATTTGAAATGTATTATGATTTCTCTGAACCTGTCAATAAGATTGCTAATCATAGAATTTTAGCAATGAACCGTGGTGAAAAAGAAAAAGTACTTTCTATTAAAGTTGAAATGGATACAGAGAAAATTGAACAAGATATAGAAAGACAAGAAGTGAAAAATAATCATGAAGGTGCCCGTTATATTAAAGAAGCAATTAAAGATAGTTTGAAACGTTTGATAATGCCTTCTATTGAAAGAGAAATTCGTTCGGATTTAACTGAAAAAGCAGAAACACACGCGATAGAAGTATTTAGTGTCAATTTAAAACATCTTCTATTACAACCTCCACTTAAAGGAAAACAAATATTAGGTGTAGACCCTGCTTTTAGAACTGGTTGTAAGCTGGCAGTAATAAATCCGTTCGGTTCTTTTGTGGCAAAAGGTGTGATGTATCCACATCCACCAGTATCGAAAACAAAGGAAGCTGAAAATACGCTTCTTCAATTCATTAATGATTATAATGTAAGTTTAATTGCAATTGGTAATGGAACGGCAAGTCGAGAAACAGAACAATTTATTGCAGATTTAATACAAAAACATCATTTAGACGTGCAATTTATTATTGTTAATGAAGCGGGTGCTTCAGTATATTCTGCTTCAGATGTTGCTCGTGCAGAATTCCCGGATTTCCAAGTGGAAGAGAGAAGTGCAGTTTCTATCGGACGCCGCGTTCAAGATCCTTTAAGTGAACTCGTAAAAATTGACCCTAAATCAATAGGTGTCGGTCAATACCAACATGATGTGAATCAAAAATCACTTGAAAGTGCATTGGATTTCGTAGTTGAAACAGCTGTTAACCAAGTTGGGGTGGATGTGAATACTGCTTCACAATCATTATTGCAGCACGTAGCCGGTTTATCTCCACAAATTGCACAGAACATTATTGCTTATCGAGAAGAAAATGGTGCTTTGACACATCATAAACAAATCAGCAAAGTTAAACGTCTAGGACCTAAAACTTTTGAACAAAGTATTGGCTTCTTACGTATTGTTAATGGAAAAGAACCGCTTGATAACACGGCGATTCATCCAGAAAGTTATGAAGTTGCGTATCAATTGTTGAAAGAAGAGGGACTGACAGAAGCGGATATCGGCAGTAAATTATTAAAAGATAAACTTAGTGATTTAGATATACAAACTGCTGCAGAGAAATTAAATGTGGGTGTTCCTACATTAGAGGATATAGTAGCAGCATTAGTTGCACCAAACAGAGATCCGCGTGATGAATATGAAACACCGATATTAAAATCTAATGTCTTATCTATTGAAGATTTAACTAAAGGAATGAAATTGAGTGGAACGGTTAGAAATGTCGTTGATTTTGGGGCATTTGTGGACATCGGAGTAAAACAAGATGGCCTTGTACATGTTTCTCAATTATCTAAGCGCTTTGTGAAGAACCCGATGGATATTGTAAATGTAGGAGATATTGTTGATGTTTGGGTATTAAGTGCAGATGCACAGAAGAATAAAGTTTCATTAACAATGATTAATCCGAATGAATGA